CTGCCACCAGAGGAAGGAGAGGTAGGTTCCCGCCATCGCCACGATTCCGGGCGCGCCCCATTCGCGGCGGGTCATCAGGCCAATACCCGCGATGGCGAGTACGAGGTTGGATGCCGTCGAGAGCCATCCCAAAGGTTGCAGCACGGTCGCATAAGAGGCGAAGAGCAGGCCCATCACCGCCACCGCGCGGGAATCGCGGCGCAAGGCGATCGCGACGATCCCGCCTGCCACGGCCAGCAGCATGGCTCCGGCGATCACGGGCGAATCCACCACCTGCAGGCGTGCTACATGGTGGGAGGCGAAGGTGCACCAGTAGAAGAAAGCGAGTCCTCCCGCGAGCAGCACCTCGCCGAAGCGCCTCAAGTTCTCGCGTTTCGCGTAGTGAACTCCTGCACCGGAGAGGGCTAGCGATCCGAGATAGAGAGCCGCGAGACGGATGCCCGGCGGCAAGTCGCGGATCCAATTCTGATAGGCGAAGTTGCCAAGCAGCACGAAGCCGGTGAGGAGCAGGGCGATACCGATCCGTACCAACCAAACCCGACCGAAGCGTAGCTCCAGCGGCGCGCGTTCGGCGGGCTTCCGCTCCGCAGCGGGGGCGGGGTACGGCGGCGGACTCGCGGGTTGCACCGTTTCCATGGGACGGTATGCCGGCTTGGCGATCGTCACGGGCACCGGCGCGACCTCCTCCGCCACGACAGAAGCGGATTCAAGCGCGGGGGAAAGAAGCGATTCCAGCTCGGAGAGACGCAACCTCAGCGTGGCCAGCTCGGCGGCATGATGCTGCTCGAGCGAGGCGAGCCGCTGCCTCATGAGATGCAGCTCGGCCCAAGCCTTGGCATTGGTCTCTTCGTTCACAGCGATAGCATACCCGGCCCCGGGTGAACTCATTCCATCGATTCACCTGCTGCGATCATCGAGGAAAGCGATGATCGGCGGGTCGATCACTTCTTCTTTTTCGGCAGCGCGCTGATCCAGCGCTCCACGTCCGTGATCACCTGCTCCTTCTTCTTATCGTACATCAGCAGATGGTAGGAGTCCGGATAGAGTTTCATCTGCCGGGTCTTCTTGTCCGGGATATTGCCGAAGAAGTCCTTCACATCCTCCGTGCGGCTGAAGAAGTCCTTGTCACCGTGGAGGACCAAGGTGGGCACGGCAAAGGTCTTGGCGCAGTCCGGCATGCCGTCGATCAGCTCGCCGAGCGTCACCAGCAGGCGCAGCGTGTGCTTGTCGATGTGCCAGGAGTTCGTCTCCGCCTGTTCCGAGTGGATTGTGTCGTGGGTCATCTGGACCTCTTGGCCGCCGGCCAGAGTCTCGAGGGAAAGCCGGGCCATCGGAGCCACATTGGCCATCTGGCGGACCAGATCCTTTTTCCACTGCGGGAAGTCGTCCCGGAACTTCACGACCGGAGAGGACAGCACCAGCGCATCGCAGGGCGGCCGCTTTCCTTCGGCGGCGTTCAGGCGGTAGGTGTGGGAAGCGATCAGGGCGCCCATGCTCTCGCCGAACCAGATAACCTTCGCCTTCGGGTGCTTCTCGCGCACCATCTCGGTGAAGCGGGTCAGATCCTTGTACCACTCCTGAGGGTCATCGATATCACCGCGGCGCTCTTTCAGCGGGTCCTTGCCTTGGCCTCGGACCTCGTAGGCGTAGACAGCCGTCTTGGGCTGCTCCTTGAGCATCCGCTTGCCGAGATTCTCGTAATCGATCGCGGCTCCGCAGAAGCCATGGATGCCGATCACCACCACGTTCGGCTCGCTCTCCGGCTTCACCCATTTCCGGTAGCCGAAGGTTTCCCGGCGCAGCGACTCCTCGGGCTTGTCAGTGACGAGGGTGTAGTCGGTAGCGCACTGACTCAGAGCCAGTGCCGACGCCGCGAGGCAGCAAAACCGTAGTGCAAGATGCAGCGGCCGACCAAGCCGGGAGCTCCCTGAAATGTCCTTCATCCGTTGAAATTGTGCCACTTCTTACGGATGCCCGCAACGCTGCTTTCCACGAAGTTTCCCCGGAGAAATCACGCACCTGCGGGCTGTTTCTCCACCAGACCGGACCGGATAGCGGGCAGGATCTCATCCAGCGTCTCGGCGATCGCGAAGTCGCCCGGGTCGCAGAAGGTCTTGAGGAGTCCGATCAGGGGATCCCAGAAGCGAACTCCAGCCGGGTTGAGCCGATTGAACAGAACCACCGGTTTGCCGGTCATCAGCGGGTTCTTCTGGCGCTTGAAGATCATCAGTGCCAGCAGCTCCTGCACGGTGCCCGCGCCACCGGGGAAAATAACGAAAGCGTCCGAGTTCTCGATCATCACCTCCATGCGGGTGTAAATGTCGGGGCGGAGCCAGAAGCTGGAGAGCCCGTCGGGAAGGCCTTCGAGCTCGATGATGTGCGGCACGTTGGAGCCGGCGGTCCAGCCGCCCGCACCCACGGATCCCTCGACCACCGCACCCATGATCCCGGAGCGCCCGGCACCGGATACGCAGCCCATCTTGTTCTCCGCCAGCTGGCGGCCGAGCGACTCGCCATCCGCCAGATAGAAAGGTTCTTCCAAGGTAGCGGAGCAAAAGACGCAGACATTCGCGATATAGTCGTCGGGCACCGGCTCTTCGAATGAGGTGGCCTTGCTCTCTCCGATCTTCTCGCGTCCGGCATCCGGCAGGCCCTTCATGCGGACCATTTCCAAGGTATCGAGAACCCCCTCCGGGTGCTCGGCGGCCAGCAGGAAATCCCGGTGGTCCTGCTTGATCGTTCCCATCCGGTTGAGGTGGTCCAGCACCGCGAAGAAGGGGTTCCAGGATCCATCGGTATTCAGGATCACGGTCGGCTTGCCGGCCAGATTCCGGTCGATCGTCTGGTAGCCCACGAAGATCGAGATCGCCTTGAACATGTCTTCCAGCGTCGCGCCGGGAGTGAACACGAAGGCCTCGGACTCGATGATCTTGCGCTCGATGTTTGAAAGCGTGATGCGCTGGTCGCCGTTGGAATTGTAGATATCCCAACCTTTGCTAAACAGCAGGTAGAGCAGGCGTGCACGCACTTCCCGTCCCGGATCGTCGGTTCCGCGGACGGTTCCAGAAAGTCTTACTTTAGGCATGAGATTCGCTGAGGGCAGGGTGATCCAGCAGACGCCGTGCCGGGGGCAACCGGAGGCGTGTAGGGCAGGCCGAACTATAACGCACATGGACCCGTTTCTTCAAGCCGCCATCGCGGAAGCCTCGGCAGGACTCGCCGAAGGAGGAATCCCCATCGGCAGCGTCCTCGTCCGTCAGGGGATCATCCTCGGTCGCGGTCACAACCGCCGCATGCAGCAGGGTAACCCCGTGCTACATGGCGAGATGGATGCCCTCCAGAACGCCGGCCGTCTGCCCGCGCACATCTACCGCGAGTGCACGCTCTACACCACGCTCTCGCCCTGTCCGATGTGCTCGGGCGCGATCCTGCTCTACGGCATTCCGAAGGTGGTGATCGGCGAGAACCAGACCTTCATGGGCGAGGAGGAACTTCTGAAGAGCCGCGGCGTGGAGATCGAGGTCGTGCAGAGCGAGAAGTGCATCCAGCTCATGCGCACCTTCATCGAGGCCAATCCGACCGTGTGGAACGAGGATATCGGCGAAACCTGAACCGTGATTGCTCAAGCGCCGGCCTTCGGATCCGGCAGGATCTCCGCTAGCTCGAAATCGATGATACAGAAGCGGCCCGCGCGGGTGTCGTAGGTGATGTTGCGCGGTTCGGCATCGAGGTGCCGCACGCCGTAGTCTCTTTCGAGGTCCGCGAAAAGCTGGTCCGAGCGCTCCCTGCTGATCGTGTCCGCCGGTTTGCCGCAGCCGGTGGAGACGAAGTAGAGCTCCTCCGGATACTCCTCCAGTACCTTCGGTACGTAGTCGCAGCCGCGTTCTTCCAGCACCTTTAGTACCGCCACCTCGTTCGCATAGCGCTTGTCGGCATCGGTGCCGCGGAACCGCTTGTGCACGCGGTTCATCCAGTCGAGCCGCACGTGGGCGCGGATGCCATCCTTGAGGTCTTTCATAATCCGAGAATGGCCCGGGCCACGCTAAAGTAGATCACCATCCCGGAGACGTCCACGATCGCCGCGATGGCGGGCGCGGAAACGACGGCGGGGTCGAGTTTTGCGGCTCGTGCCCCCAGTGGCAGCAGCGAGCCGAGGAAGGTGGCGGAAGTGACCTGGGTGGTGAGCGCGATCGCCACCGCAAGCGCCACCTTCGCCAAGCTCATCCCGCCCGGCAAGTTGAAGTGGAAGAAGGGCAGCAGCAGCACCGTGAAGAGCGCCATGCAGGTGCCCAGCAAGGTCCCCAGGAAGAAGCCCGTCCGCAGTTCCTTCCACGCCACGCGCCACGCCGATCCCGGGTCGATCTCGCCCAGAGACATCGCCCGGATCACCATCGTGGAGGCCTGCCCGCCGGTGTTGCCGCCCGCGGCCACCACCATCGGCAGGAACAGCGAGAGGATGAAAACCTGGCTCAGTACCGTGCCGAAGCGCATCATCACATAGCCCGACAGGATCGAAACGAATGCCAGCCCGGTGAGCCATCCCGCCCGGCGGCGGAACTGCGTGAGGATCGTGGTATTGAGATAGGTTTCCTCCGATTGCTCGCCACCGATACCCGCGATCTTTTCGATGTCCTCGGTGCTTTCCTCCTGCATGATCTCCATCGCGTCATCGTGGGTGATGATGCCGAGGAGGTGGTCGAATTCATCCACGACCGGCAGCGCGATCAGGTCATACTTGAGCAGCATGTTCGCCGCTTCTTCCTGGTCCGCGGTCGCCAGCACGCGCTCCGGTCCGATCTCGCGCATGATATCGCGCACCGGAGTATCCCAGGTGTTGAAGGCCAGATCGCGGAAGCGCAGCTTGCCCATCAGACGGCCTTTGTCATCCACCACGAAGATCCGGCTGAGCGTCTCCGTGGATTCCTGGCCCCGGCGCAGCATCTCGATCGCCTGCTTCACGGTCTGGTTCAGGAAGATCCGGCCGATCCGGGTAGTCATGCGCCCGCCCGCCGTGTCGTGGTCGTACTTCAGCAGCGAGCGGGTCAGCTCTTCATCCTCCGGACCCAGCAGGCCCAGGAAGCGCAGCCGCGCCTCGTCGCCCACGTCCTGCAGGACGTCCACGCGGTCGTCATCCGAGAGTTCGCGGAAGAGCACCTTCAACTCCGAGGGGCTGAAGGCATCCAGCGCCTCCTCGATCAGGGAGTCAGGCAGCTCCACGATCATGTCCGCCGCCAGCGCGGGGCCGATCGTCTTCAGGAAGACCGGGTGCTTCTCTTCATCGAGCTCCTGATAAGCCTTCGCGAGGTCCGCGTAGTGGGTCTCCTCGGCCAGCGCCCGGACCGCGCTCAGATCCTCCGCCTCCACCGCCCGGAGCAACTCGTCGTGGGGCGTGGTGGCTTCGTCGTCCGGCATGCGGGAAGTTTACGGAGGGAGAGGCGCTCGCCAAGAGCGGATCGGTGACAGAGGCCTGTTTGGAGCGGATTCTCCCCTCGTCCCACCGGGTCGGCCGGAGCACTGAACATCCTTCGCAGAGGGCATTCGTGCTGCTAGAGCTTCCGCGTCCCATGTCACTTGATCCCGCCGAGCTCGACGACTTCCTCGATCTGCTAAGGAACCTCGTCCGCGAACCCTCGGTCACAGGGGCGGAGGACTCCTTCTTTCGCGTCCTCACGCGGGAGCTTCAGGAGCTGGGGGTAAAGCTCACCTACTATCAGGGTCTTCTGGTCGCCCAAGGAAGAGATCCGGATAGCCTGATCCTCTCCGCACATGCCGATCGCCACGGCCTGGTTTGCACCGGCCCGAACGAGTTCCAGTACTCCGCCTTCCTCGCAGCGAACCGCAGCGAACAAACCGGCGACTCGGTCTCCGAGCAAATGCTCGGCCTGATCCAGAATCGCTTTGCCGGCCAGCGGGTGCAGGCGCACATGCCCTACAGCGGCACCTACCTGGGCCAGGGGGTCATCACCCGCTCCTATGTCTGCCCCTATCGGAACAACCTGATCTTCGAGATCGACGGTTTGGGCTTCCTGCAGCCGGGCACACCGGTGTCCTTCCTCGACCGGCTAACACGACAGAACGGGTGCATCTCCGCGCAGCTCGACAATGTGGTATCGGTGGCGCTGCTGGTCTTCCTCTTCCGCCGCGGCTTCCGTGGCACCGCGCTTTTCACTGCCCAGGAGGAAGCCGGTCGCAGTTGGCGCTATGCCCACGCCTGGTTTCTCCGCGAACAGATCCGCACCCAACGGCTCATCGTCCTCGATACCAGCCCCTATCCCACGCGGGAATCGGCCGAGGCGCAGCACTTGGTCCTGCGCCGGAAGGATGCCAGTGCTTCCTTTGCGCCCGGCATCACCGCGGAGATCGGCGAGCGTTGTGCCGCACTCGGCATCACCTGCACTTATAAAGATGCCTACGTCGACGCGCTCAATGAAACCCGGGTAAGGAAGCTCTCGCTCGGGCGCACCGAACTCGGGCGTTTGATCGCCGCGAGCAACGGCGAAGTAAGCGGCACCACCGTCCAGATTCCCACTACCGGCTACCACACGGCCAGCGAGACGGCCTCCCTCGATTCGGTCCGGGCCGCGCTGCTACTATTGAGCTCGTACATCGATGCCGCAGCCTGAAACCGGCAGCAAGGGATGGACCTTCACTTTCGTTCGCCCCACTTCAAGGTCAGTGACAGGCTGGCACCTTGCGCGCCCGCTCTGAGGCTGGGAGTCGCTAGATAGAAGGTGATGGCAGGCTCCTGATCCTTGTAGGTGGCGGTGAATTCGGGAGCGTTTTGCCAGAGTCCGCTGGAGATCCACGTATCCAGCTTCGCATCGGAAACGCCCAGAACCTTCAGCGTCGCCACCGCCTGGCGCATCAGGGTCGCCGGGTCCCCGTTGGTCCGCAGCTCGAGGAGTGAGATGCGGGATTCGTCCGTGATCGGGAGCTTCGGCGGATAGTGTTCGCCGGGTTCGGTCCACTCGGAGCGGGGGAAATGGCAGCGCATCAGCTTCCACGCGATCGCTTCATTCTGGCGGTCGGCTTGGCGGAGGGAGAAGCTGGAAGGTTCAGCCTCCATGCTCAGCATGGTGAAGGGCACTTGAACCGGGGCCCGCTGCCCGCCCGGGCCTCCTGCGTTTGGACTCAAGCGGGCCAGGTCATCCAGCCAAGGCGGGATGGGAAACTTCAGGCCGGTCTTCGTCATCTCCCTGAAGCTCGGCGGCTGCGTGAGGTCCAGCGTGGCAGGCGCGTCTTCCGCTATGGCCGGAGCGAGCAGGAACAACCCGAGGCAGAGAGAGGAGATCGTTTTCATGCGGATGGTGGAACGCGGAGGGGCTATCTTTATTCAGGGCTTTGGTGTTCCCCTCCCATCTTGCATACCCCTTATGCCAAAACCGTTTCGTACTTTTCTGTTGGCCTCCCGGGAGTCTCTCCGGTGCCAGGATCAAGACCCCGCCGGATCGGTCGGGCGGCTCGGCGGAGCGTAGATCGGCTTCGGCAGGGCCCCAGTACCGGCATCCCCGTTCGCCTGTTGGTCCAGGATCGCCTTCGCCAGTGCGGCAGCCATCTTCTCGCGGTAGACAGGGTCGGCACAGAGACGGGCCTCCGAGGCGTTGCTCAGGTAGCCGATCTCCGCGAGCACGCAGGGCACATCCGGATTGCGCGTCAGGCGCAGGCGACGGCGGACCATGCCGCGGTTGCCGGACTCGGAGGGCGATACGGCCACCATCCCGCGCTGGATCCGCGTTGCCAAGCCATGGCTATCCACGCGCCAGTAGTAAGTCTCCGGTCCGCGGATACCCGCGCCGCTGGAGTTGTAGTGGAGGCTCACGAGGATCGCGCCGCTTTTGCCACTGGCGCGTGAGGCGCGGACATCCAGATCGATGAACTCATCTCCGCTGCGCATCAGCACCGTTCGCACCTTGCCGGAGAGGTAGCGCTGCAGACGCTTCGCCGTATCCAGCGCCAGGTCCTTCTCCCGCACGCCGTGGGAGACCGCGCCCGGGTCCTTGCCGCCGTGCCCGGCATCGATGATCACCGTGCCGAAGCCCTTCGGCCCCGGGCGATGGCCCCATTCGTCCGGGCTCAGGCTATTGCCCGGACCCGTGGCGGGGCCGGAGCAGGAAGCGAAGCAAGCAGCGAGCCCGGCAAGGGCGAGGAGACGGAACGTCATGGCGGAGATCATGCGCGAGGGATCGGCCTTGCCAAGGATTCGCGGCATTCAACGGCCGATTGCCCCACCTGAATTCATGAAGGTCGTCACCTCGGCACGTTCGCTGGCGCTCAGGCTGCCGATCCAGCGTTGGACAGCAGCCGGTTCATATTCCGCCCAGCGTGCGGCCAGATTTTTCGCGGCCCAGAGTCGCTCCGTGCCCTCGGGGAGTTTGGTGACCCACGCGGCGGCGGCAGTGGGATCTTGGTCGGCCCAACGGGCGGCCAGGTCGCAGGCGGAGTTGGCCAGGGATCTGTCCCGTATCGATTGCGAATCCTGCTGCGCGGGGCGGGCGTCCGGATTCTCCAGCAGGTAGGCGAGGGCCTTGCCTTGGAATTCCACAGGCATCTGCCGATCCCTCCGCGTGATGAACCTGGCTGCCACCGCTCCCTTCTGTTCGGCAGTCAGCGCGTCGAACCCGTCGTTCAGCGCCTGAATTTGCTCGCGATCCCATTTGCCGATCAGACGGGTCTCCGCCCAGCTGATTTCGCGACCGTTTGCTGCGATATCACCAAGCAGGCTTGAGGGTGTCACTTCCTCGGCATCGCTGCTACCGGCTTTGGAAGCGAGCGCCTCCTTGGCGGCTTGGAGCTCGGCTTCGTCGGTGAGCCCGGCGATCCAGTCCGCAGCCGCTTGGGCGTCCAAACCGAAGACCAAACCTTGGACGGCAATCCGGTTCTCATCCTCGTTCAGAGTTCCGCCTGAGATCAGGGCCTTCAACTTCTCGGGGTTCTTCCCGCCGAGCCGGCTCAGAGCTTGGTTTCGGATGCTCTCCACTTCGTTCTCATTTAGTCCGAGTCCTGCCAGATCGGTCTCGAGCCATTGGGCCGGATTCTCATGGACCATGTAGTAACTGCCGGGACCGGATGTGACCGCACCAAGCCAGCCGGGTGGCAATGATCCCGGATCGCCTGCCACTTTCTTCATCAGGTCTTGGTCGGATCCCACCACCTCGGCGAAGGTCTGCATGCCATCTTTCTGATCCAGAAGTCCGGCGAGTCCTCCCGCGAAGTCCTTCCGCAGTGAGGATCTCGCGAGACCGCGTCGCGCGAGATCCTGTGCGTTCCGTGGCAGTGTCGCGAGCTGTGCTTCGAGCAAAGCGGGAGCAGACTCCGCCAGTTGATGCAAGATCCCTTGGATCTCATATTGATTGTCAGCGCCGGATAGCTTGGCGAGGCCTGTGATCCGTGAGAGCACGAGTTGGGGATCGGCCTTTGCCAGTGCTGCTCCCATCTGGCTGAGCATGCTGCTGCGCATCTGCGGATTCGTCTGGCCTTCGATCAGCGCGAGAGCCGCGGCCGGCTCGCGGCTAGCCCAGTCTTGGGAAAACTCGTAGGTGATGCGGATATCCCTGCGGAGACAGTATTCCAGCATTCCGCCGGGATCCGCCTCCTGCCAGCGGGACAGCAGGCTGCGCTGGAAGAGATTGGCCTGCATGTCTTCGCCGCCCTTGAACCAACCGGAAGATAGCCACCTCTCGATATCGGCCAGCGGGATGTTGTCCGCGAGTTGGATGGTGGCGCGCAATCGTTCTTCCGTGTTCCCTGCTGCACGCAGCGGGGCGAGCATGGCCGTCACCTCCGATGGTTCGCCACCTTTAGCAGGGGATCGATCGGTCTTGCTCGCCATCGTCCCGGTCTTGCTCGCCTCCACGTCTGAAGGTGCCCAGTCGCGGCCCGCTATCCAGCCCGCCGCGGCGCAGAACCCGAATACCAGAACGGGAAGAATCTTATGACCTTGCGCTTTCACGGTTCGGTTCGGGGGAGATAGCGTTGCAGCGATTGGCGCATCTGCTCGGGAAGCTCCGCTTGATCCAACCACTGCCGGGCTGATTCGCGATCATTGCCCGCCCAGTTGGCAAAGGTGTTCATCAGCGAGCTATGCCGCTGGTTCTCTTGTGAAAGGCGGGTGGCCCATTCTGCTGCTCCTTCATAGTCGCGCTCTTGCTGGAGTTGGTAAGATACTGCCGCCACGCCCATGTCGCGGAGGTCCGGATTATTCTGAGCTTCGGTCCACGTGGTGAGGCCATTCATATCCTGGCGGGCCCACTGTCGTGCCACCTGTTCGGGTCCCGTGTTCCGCCCGTGATAGAAAGGCCCTTGGGCCGCAGGGGAATTCCGCGATTCCAGATCCATCACCGCGTTCAAGGTCCGGCCGGGGTCCCAGCCGGTGAGTTCGGTCAGAAACTCGGAGACACCGCTCACGCCAAGCCCGCCGCCGCCTCCACCACCCGGATACTGGACCCAGCTTCTGCGCATGGAAGCGTCGGGACATTTCTCGAAGAGCTCTTGGAGAAGCGCGAGCGCCTGCTCTGGTTGCTCCGCCACCATCGATTTGCCCAGCTCGGCGAAACGCTCCGCGGCCAGCCGCGGCGTATCGATCTTCCGTGCTTCTTCCGCGGCTTTCTCCGGGTCCGTCTTCGCAAGATGCGAGAATGCCGCCGCTTCAATCTCGCGGCGCATGGCACCGGACGGCAGACCCGCCGCAAGGCTGGCCAGCACCTCGGGCTGTTCCTCCTTCAGTGTATTGAAGAACTCTTTGCGAAGCCCATTGTCGTCTGTGCCGCCACGCTGGTTGAGCCAGTCAAAGGCCCGGTGGGGGTCCTGCGCCGCCCACTTCTTCAGGGCGCTCCGGTTCATGTAATCATAGCCCGGGAACTTGCCGAGGAACTCGAGTTCCTTCTCCGGATCACCGCCGGAGAGCTGCTCCGCCATCTCGTAAATATGGAAGGTGTTCTTCAGCGCCGGATCCTTGGCGAGCATCTCCTGCGCGAGTTCCGGGTGGAAGTAGGCCAGCCCCCGCAGCCCGTAGTTCCGCATCATGTCGGACTTCCCTTCGATGTAAGCGAGCATGCCCTGCGGATCGCTCATCGCCCATGACCACATGGCGGGCACCTCGTGCCCTGTCCGCTTCGCTGCTTCCAGCATCCCGGCCGCATTCTTTTTCCCCCATTGCGTGAAGAGCAGGTCCTTGATGGTGTCGTTCGGATCTTCCCGAGTGTGATACCCGTCCCAGAAGGCGCTCATTTCCTCCTCGGAGGCATCTAGCAACCACAGGCCGAGCCGCGCATAGAGCGGGCCGCGGTTGAGCTGGAGCAGGCTCTCGACCGTGTCGGTGGACTTGGGGAGAGCGGCCGGTTTCACCAAGGTGAGCTTGGGTTTCCCGCTACCAGCTCCGCGTGCGCTGTCCCGGTGTCCATCCTTGCCCGCCTTCGCTGTCTCCAGGTTCTCAGGAGAGCCGGTGGCCTCACCCTCCGGCCCGGTCAGGCGGGCGATGCCGAAGCCCGCGATCAAGCCGGTCCCGGCCAAGGCAAGCAACAGGTAAGAAGGAGGCTTCATCAGTTATCATTTCCTAGCGGACGTCCCAACTCCTGGCAAGAAGCCGCTTGCGACGAGCTTCGAATGTGGCCCGCTACGAGCTTCCGCTCCGCCGCCGATTCCGCTAGCAAGCACCCGCCATGTCCACCGATCCCCGATTCATGCGCCGCGCCATCGAACTCGCCCGTCTCGGGATGAACTCCGGTGCCGGCGGCCCCTTCGGTGCGGTCGTGGTGAAGGATGGCGAGATCATCGGCGAGGGTTGTAACCGCGTGGTCGCCACCAAGGACCCGACGGCTCATGGCGAGGTCGTTGCGATCCGCGATGCCTGCGATCGCCTCGGCCGCTTCAGCTTGGAAGGTTGCGAGATCCACACCACCGGCGAACCCTGCCCGATGTGCCTCGGCGCGATCCACTGGGCGCGCATCGGCAGGATTTACTACGGATTTAGTATCACGGATGCCGCCACGATCGGATTCGATGATCGCGAATTCTACCGCCAGTTCAGCCTGCCCCTCGCGGAGCGGCAGGTGCCCTGCGCCCAATCGGCAGGTGAGGAGGCCAAGCTCCTGTTAGGCGAATATATGGCCCTTCCGAACCGCGTGCCCTATTGATGCGGGCTCAGAACAGGCCGAAGAACCACTTCTTCTTCGCGCTGCGCTTGTAGCTGCCGTCGCCCACGGAGAGCACCTTCACCTCCACTTCGGCGAGGCCTTGGTCCTTGAAGCCGATCTTCTTCGCGGCGCGGGGCGAAAGGTCGATGATCCGGTCGCCGATGAAGGGGCCGCGATCGTTCACGCGGCATTTCACGGACCTCCCGTTCTGCAGGTTCGTCACTTCCACCATGCAGGGCAAAGGCAAGGTCTTGTGAGCCGCGATCAAATGCCAAGGCATCACCTTTTCACCTAGCGAGGTCTGGCCGCGCTTGAGGCCGAAGAAGCTCGACTCATCGTACCAGGAGGCGGTGCCGCTCTCGACATGATAGATGGCCTGGTCCACCCCCATGGGGTGATAGGTCCCGCCACGGACCGAGTAGGACTTGGTCATGTAGCCCTTGTAGTCCCCGCCCGGATAGGCGCAGGAGGCGAGAAGAAGAACCCAAGAATGCCGGATGACGAATTTACGAATGTCGAATGACCGGTGAGGGAGCGGGCCGGCTTCCGCTGCGTTAGGAAAGCCAGCCATCTCTTCAGCACACTTCATTCGACATTCGTCATTCTGAATTCCTCATTCCCCTCTCACTTCTGCCGCTCGCGGATCAGGGGCAGCGTGCGCGCCACTTGCTCCTTCATCTCCTTGCCGGGCTTGAACTTCACCACGGCGCGGGCGGGGATCGGCACATCCTTGTCCGGATCCTTCGGGTTGCGGCCGATCTTGGCCTTGGTCTCCTTCACTTGGAAGGCACCGAAATTGCGCATCACCACGGTGTCGCCACTGGAAAGGGAATCGGTGATCGAGTCGAGGGTGCGCTGGATCACATCGAACACCTGCTGT
This is a stretch of genomic DNA from Luteolibacter rhizosphaerae. It encodes these proteins:
- a CDS encoding N-acetylmuramoyl-L-alanine amidase family protein; the encoded protein is MTFRLLALAGLAACFASCSGPATGPGNSLSPDEWGHRPGPKGFGTVIIDAGHGGKDPGAVSHGVREKDLALDTAKRLQRYLSGKVRTVLMRSGDEFIDLDVRASRASGKSGAILVSLHYNSSGAGIRGPETYYWRVDSHGLATRIQRGMVAVSPSESGNRGMVRRRLRLTRNPDVPCVLAEIGYLSNASEARLCADPVYREKMAAALAKAILDQQANGDAGTGALPKPIYAPPSRPTDPAGS
- a CDS encoding serine/threonine protein phosphatase yields the protein MKDLKDGIRAHVRLDWMNRVHKRFRGTDADKRYANEVAVLKVLEERGCDYVPKVLEEYPEELYFVSTGCGKPADTISRERSDQLFADLERDYGVRHLDAEPRNITYDTRAGRFCIIDFELAEILPDPKAGA
- a CDS encoding nucleoside deaminase, producing MSTDPRFMRRAIELARLGMNSGAGGPFGAVVVKDGEIIGEGCNRVVATKDPTAHGEVVAIRDACDRLGRFSLEGCEIHTTGEPCPMCLGAIHWARIGRIYYGFSITDAATIGFDDREFYRQFSLPLAERQVPCAQSAGEEAKLLLGEYMALPNRVPY
- a CDS encoding LOG family protein; this encodes MPKVRLSGTVRGTDDPGREVRARLLYLLFSKGWDIYNSNGDQRITLSNIERKIIESEAFVFTPGATLEDMFKAISIFVGYQTIDRNLAGKPTVILNTDGSWNPFFAVLDHLNRMGTIKQDHRDFLLAAEHPEGVLDTLEMVRMKGLPDAGREKIGESKATSFEEPVPDDYIANVCVFCSATLEEPFYLADGESLGRQLAENKMGCVSGAGRSGIMGAVVEGSVGAGGWTAGSNVPHIIELEGLPDGLSSFWLRPDIYTRMEVMIENSDAFVIFPGGAGTVQELLALMIFKRQKNPLMTGKPVVLFNRLNPAGVRFWDPLIGLLKTFCDPGDFAIAETLDEILPAIRSGLVEKQPAGA
- a CDS encoding HU family DNA-binding protein, producing MATITKRELVIKISNETGLTQQQVFDVIQRTLDSITDSLSSGDTVVMRNFGAFQVKETKAKIGRNPKDPDKDVPIPARAVVKFKPGKEMKEQVARTLPLIRERQK
- a CDS encoding septal ring lytic transglycosylase RlpA family protein yields the protein MAGFPNAAEAGPLPHRSFDIRKFVIRHSWVLLLASCAYPGGDYKGYMTKSYSVRGGTYHPMGVDQAIYHVESGTASWYDESSFFGLKRGQTSLGEKVMPWHLIAAHKTLPLPCMVEVTNLQNGRSVKCRVNDRGPFIGDRIIDLSPRAAKKIGFKDQGLAEVEVKVLSVGDGSYKRSAKKKWFFGLF
- a CDS encoding lysophospholipase, translated to MKDISGSSRLGRPLHLALRFCCLAASALALSQCATDYTLVTDKPEESLRRETFGYRKWVKPESEPNVVVIGIHGFCGAAIDYENLGKRMLKEQPKTAVYAYEVRGQGKDPLKERRGDIDDPQEWYKDLTRFTEMVREKHPKAKVIWFGESMGALIASHTYRLNAAEGKRPPCDALVLSSPVVKFRDDFPQWKKDLVRQMANVAPMARLSLETLAGGQEVQMTHDTIHSEQAETNSWHIDKHTLRLLVTLGELIDGMPDCAKTFAVPTLVLHGDKDFFSRTEDVKDFFGNIPDKKTRQMKLYPDSYHLLMYDKKKEQVITDVERWISALPKKKK
- a CDS encoding nucleoside deaminase, with the protein product MDPFLQAAIAEASAGLAEGGIPIGSVLVRQGIILGRGHNRRMQQGNPVLHGEMDALQNAGRLPAHIYRECTLYTTLSPCPMCSGAILLYGIPKVVIGENQTFMGEEELLKSRGVEIEVVQSEKCIQLMRTFIEANPTVWNEDIGET
- the mgtE gene encoding magnesium transporter — its product is MPDDEATTPHDELLRAVEAEDLSAVRALAEETHYADLAKAYQELDEEKHPVFLKTIGPALAADMIVELPDSLIEEALDAFSPSELKVLFRELSDDDRVDVLQDVGDEARLRFLGLLGPEDEELTRSLLKYDHDTAGGRMTTRIGRIFLNQTVKQAIEMLRRGQESTETLSRIFVVDDKGRLMGKLRFRDLAFNTWDTPVRDIMREIGPERVLATADQEEAANMLLKYDLIALPVVDEFDHLLGIITHDDAMEIMQEESTEDIEKIAGIGGEQSEETYLNTTILTQFRRRAGWLTGLAFVSILSGYVMMRFGTVLSQVFILSLFLPMVVAAGGNTGGQASTMVIRAMSLGEIDPGSAWRVAWKELRTGFFLGTLLGTCMALFTVLLLPFFHFNLPGGMSLAKVALAVAIALTTQVTSATFLGSLLPLGARAAKLDPAVVSAPAIAAIVDVSGMVIYFSVARAILGL